The following nucleotide sequence is from Roseivirga sp. BDSF3-8.
CTACCATAAAAACGTTTCATCTGGATAACCGTAATCCGGCCAAGAGGGCCAGTATGATCCGGTTCTGGACAGACCTGTTAATGAGTGGGTTACCTCAACTTACAGAAGCAGGATACGTCTCGGAAGAAATAGCAGAACAGGTTAATACCGAAATGCGGACAGTGGCTAAGAGCCCTAGCGCGGTATTTTACTATTCTTTTGTTCAGGCAAAGGCCTATACCACCTGATAATGCTCATCTTCTTACCACCAGTACAAAATTTTTTTTATATTTTATCGTCCGGAGGGTTACTATTTAACCCTCTGGTAATCAAGATGTGAAAATGGACGAAAAAGAGGTTATTGAGAGGTTAAGAAGTGGAGGCGAAAAGGAACTGGAACACATCTATGTCAAACATCGTGATGAGTTTCTATTCTGGATCACTAAAAACTTCATTTGCTCATTGGACGAAGCAAAAGACATTTACCAGGTTTCTATTCTCACTTTTTATGAGAATGTGGTGCAGGGTAAGGTTCAGTCGCTGACCTCCAGCATTAAAACCTATTTGTTCGCAATTGGTAAAAATAAAGCTCTGGCTTCCAACAAAAAAGCTCAGCGCTTTACCTCGGATTTTTCGGATAATATGAGTGTAGCAGCTATAGACAACGGACACACCAGCGAAGACGAAGACAAATGGCGTATGGTCGAGAGCAGTCTTGAGAAACTGGGAGACCCATGCAAAACGTTGCTCAAACAATACTATTACCACAAAAAAGCCGTATCAGACATCGCAGACGAACTGGGATATAAAAATGCGGACACAGCAAAAAACCTCAAGTACAAATGCATGAAACGTCTTAAGAAGATTTTTGAGACGGAGTTGATTAATTTTAAAGAAGCATAAATGCTTAACGACGATGCAACTGTTCGCCGGATAGAGAGCTATCTGGAGGATACCATGGAAGAGAAAGAGCGACAAAAATTTGAGAAAGAACTTCTCGAAGACCCTGAATTGCGCGATGCGCACGACCAGTTCGTTACTTTAATTGGTGGCATCCAGTATGCTACCCGGAATGAAATGTACAGGAAGCTACAAAAGCTCGAAGCCGGGCTGGAAGATCCCGAATTGACCGGTGAATCGAAGGCAGGCAAAAGAGCGAGAGTAGTTAGTATGTGGCGAAAGCCATGGGTTGCCAGCCTGGCTGCCGCTATTACGCTATTGTTCATTACCACGGTTGTTTTGCTCACTGGCCAGCGTAATGTACCAGGCAATGAGTTGTTTGCTCAGAGCTTTAGTCCCTACCCTAATATTGTTATGGCCACTCAAAGAGGTGGAAACGAAGAACGAAATACGCTACAAAAAGCGTTCTATGCGTATGACAGGGAAAATTACGATGAAGCGATAGGC
It contains:
- a CDS encoding RNA polymerase sigma factor, whose product is MDEKEVIERLRSGGEKELEHIYVKHRDEFLFWITKNFICSLDEAKDIYQVSILTFYENVVQGKVQSLTSSIKTYLFAIGKNKALASNKKAQRFTSDFSDNMSVAAIDNGHTSEDEDKWRMVESSLEKLGDPCKTLLKQYYYHKKAVSDIADELGYKNADTAKNLKYKCMKRLKKIFETELINFKEA
- a CDS encoding tol-pal system YbgF family protein → MLNDDATVRRIESYLEDTMEEKERQKFEKELLEDPELRDAHDQFVTLIGGIQYATRNEMYRKLQKLEAGLEDPELTGESKAGKRARVVSMWRKPWVASLAAAITLLFITTVVLLTGQRNVPGNELFAQSFSPYPNIVMATQRGGNEERNTLQKAFYAYDRENYDEAIGYFSQVPESEYDASVLLYMGNAYLASGKAQDAEDIFKNVIKNYEQFNVQAEWYLALSYLKQDRKAEARKMLQKLTMGQNSYREDAQLILRKL